The following proteins are co-located in the Tetrapisispora phaffii CBS 4417 chromosome 4, complete genome genome:
- the TPHA0D03630 gene encoding uncharacterized protein (similar to Saccharomyces cerevisiae ICY2 (YPL250C) and ICY1 (YMR195W); ancestral locus Anc_6.285): protein MAEAVQPNLDNSYLFYLSISDDRYLASACPDTKQSEKVPRMTSSTAPATSSYNVDSIFEIDDENISACPELAHSGSTGAELTPGNSILSAPTSTVVPQDFINATQLNYRKWLSMHLDCK, encoded by the coding sequence ATGGCAGAAGCAGTTCAACCGAATCTAGACAATAGTTATCTATTTTACCTATCCATCTCCGACGACAGATATTTAGCATCTGCCTGCCCCGACACCAAACAAAGCGAAAAGGTACCGAGAATGACCTCTAGCACAGCTCCAGCGACCAGCAGTTATAACGTCGACAGCATATTCGAGATTGACGACGAGAATATTAGCGCGTGTCCAGAGCTGGCACACAGCGGCTCCACTGGCGCAGAACTGACACCAGGGAATTCGATCCTGAGTGCTCCTACCAGTACAGTCGTGCCTCAAGATTTCATCAATGCTACACAACTAAACTACAGAAAATGGCTGTCCATGCATCTCGATTGCAAGTAA